Part of the Paenibacillus terrae HPL-003 genome is shown below.
AAAGCAAGATCATTAACGGCAGTTCCATTTCCCCCGGAGATACGGTTATCGGACTGGCCTCCAGCGGAGTGCACAGCAATGGCTTTTCACTGGTTCGCAAGCTTTTATTGGAACAGCAGGGCTATGATTTACATGATGAAATCGAAGGCTTGAACGGCAAACTGGGCGATGTACTGCTGGAGCCTACGAAAATCTATGTGAAATCCGTTTTGGCATTGCTGGACAAGGTAAAAGTAAAAGGTATGGCGCATATCACGGGCGGCGGTTTTATCGAAAATATCCCTAGAGTGCTGCCGGATAACGTTAATGTGGATATAGAATACGGCGCTTGGCCGATTCTGCCGATCTTCCAGCTCATGCAGGAAAAAGGCGCAATCTCCAACAAAGACATGTTCACAACCTTTAATATGGGGATTGGTATGGTTATCGTTGTAGGCGAAGAGTATGCACAGACTGCACTGGAAGTTCTAAAAGAACAGGGCGAAGCCGCTTATGTGATCGGAAAAGTAACGGAAGGCAGTTCTATCGTGACCTTTACGGGAGCCGAGGTGTAATGAGCGATTACCGGATTGCTGTTTTTGCATCAGGTGAAGGAACGAATTTCCAGTCATTAGTGGATGCGGCTGCGCGAGAAGAGCTGGGTGGGGCAACGGTGGAACTGCTGATCTGTGACAAGCCTGCGGCTCCTGCCGTAGCCAGAGCACAGAAAGCCGGAATTGCGTGTCACACTTTTCGACCCAAGGAATATGCTTCCCGCGAAGATTATGAGCGTGAACTGGTTGCTTTGCTGGAGCAGAAATCCATTGATCTCATCGTGCTAGCAGGCTACATGCGTTTGCTGTCCAGTGTCATGGTAGATGCCTACGCCGGAAAAATCATCAATATTCATCCGTCGCTACTTCCTGCATTTCCAGGGAAAGATGCTGTTGGACAGGCATTGGCCTATGGGGTCAAGGTCAGTGGGGTTACCGTTCATTTTGTGGACGGGGGGATGGATACTGGAGCAATTATTGCCCAGCGTGTCGTAGAAGTACACGACCATGATACAGCGGAATCTTTATCCGCAGCCATTCAATCCGTGGAACGTCAGTTATATCCAGAGGTGGTTGGCAGACTGGCTCAAGGCAAAATCCAATTGGATGGCCGTAAGGTGATTTCACTTCTCTAAAGATGATTGTAATTTGTCATATCATTGTCATATCAAGGATGCCGTACAGGCATTTTCCGATATTTCTCGGGAAATAAATTGATAAAGAACTAAAGGAGGAGAAATGGTGAGTATTAAAAGAGCGCTCGTCAGCGTATCAGATAAACGAGGGATCGTGGAATTTTGCCGCGAGTTGTCCAAATTGGGTGTGGAGATCGTTTCGACAGGGGGAACGAGCAGCTTGTTGTCGAAGGAGGGTATTCCTGTCATCGGCATTTCAGAGGTAACAGGCTTTCCTGAAATTATGGACGGACGTGTTAAAACCCTCCATCCTGCGGTACACAGCGGACTGCTGGCTGTTCGGGATAATGAGGAGCATCAGCGTCAGATGAAGGAGCTTGGACTGGATTATATTGATCTGGTCGTTGTGAATCTGTATCCTTTTGCGGAAACGATCGCCAAACCCGGTGTAACCTATGAGGACGCGATTGAAAATATCGACATCGGCGGCCCAACCATGCTGCGTTCTGCGGCGAAAAACCATGCATTCGTAAGTGTAGTGGTGGATGCGGACGATTATAGTACAGTGCTGGAGGAAATCCGCAAGGATGGCGATACCGAGCTGAACACTCGTAAGCGTTTGGCTGCAAAGGTTTTCCGTCATACCGCATCATACGACGCGCTCATCTCCGATTATTTGTCGAATGTGACGGGCGAGCCTTTGCCTGAACGTTATACGGTTACCTATGAAAAAATTCAGGATTTGCGCTATGGCGAAAATCCGCATCAGCAGGCAGCATTTTACCGTCAGCCGTTGGCAGCGAAGGGTACACTGACGACAGCGAAGCAGCTTCACGGCAAGGAATTGTCCTACAATAATATCAACGATGCTAACGCAGCGCTGCAAATTGTTAAAGAATTCAGCGAGCCTGCGGTGGTAGCCGTTAAGCATATGAATCCTTGTGGCGTGGGAATCGGCAGCAGCATTTATGAAGCGTACAGCAAGGCGTATGCGGCTGACCCGACTTCCATTTTTGGCGGCATCGTAGCCGCTAACCGAATTATTGACGGCGATACAGCGAAGAAGCTGAGCGAAATCTTTTTGGAAATTGTACAGGCGCCTGGCTTTACAAAAGAAGCACTAGAGATTTTGACGAAAAAGAAAAACATCCGTTTGCTTGATCTGGGAGAGCTGTCCCCGTCTGAAGAGGCTGAAAGCCGTTTCGTAGTGACTTCCATTGAAGGCGGCATGGTTGTTCAGCAGAATGACATTCACGCTGTAGACCCGGACGCGCTTACCGTAGTGACGGAGCGTGCGCCATCCGAGGAAGAATTGAAACAGCTTTTGTTTAGCTGGAAAGTCGTTAAGCATGTGAAGTCCAATGCGATCGTACTGGCGGCAGACAATATGACTATTGGCGTGGGTGCAGGACAAATGAACCGTGTCGGAGCGGCTAAAATCGCTATCGAGCAGGCTGGAGAAAAAGCAAAAGGTGCTGTGCTGGCATCTGACGCATTTTTCCCGATGGGCGATACGCTGGAGCTGGCAGCCCAAGCAGGCATTACGGCAGTTATTCAGCCGGGGGGCTCCATCAAGGACGAAGAATCCATCAAGGTTGCTAACGAACACGGCATTGCAATGGTCTTCACAGGCGTGCGTCATTTCAAGCACTAGCTTGTATTAGCTGAGAATGCAGTAGCATTCTCTCACACGAGGATTTTGCAAAAATCTAAGAAGCGACTTGTAATTGACAATATATAGATCGAAATGGTTTTATTCGTCTATATACTGCACTTTGGAGCGACTGGAATCGAATTTTGCAAAATCTTGACACCATAACGGGAGCGGGAGGAATCACCTGAATGGATATTTTGGTTATCGGTGGGGGCGGCCGTGAGCATGCGATTGTGTGGGCACTGAAAAAAAGCCCCAAGGCCGGACAAATCTACTGTGCGCCGGGCAATGCCGGGATCGGGCAGTTGGCGGAGTGCGTGCCGATTCCGGTGAGTGATTTTGATGCGTTGACGGAGCTGGCGGAATCCAAAAAGGTCGGACTTGTCGTGGTTGGCCCCGATGATCCGTTGGCAGACGGTATTGTGGATGCTTTTGAAGCGAAAGGCATTCCGGTATTCGGACCGCGTAAAAATGCAGCAGAAATTGAAGGCAGCAAAATCTTCATGAAGGATCTGCTGCACAAATACCATATTCCGACAGCAACCTATCGGAAGTTTTATACCTATGAGGAAGCACATGCCTATTTGAAGGAGCAGCCGATTCCTGTGGTCATTAAGGCGGACGGACTGGCAGCAGGCAAAGGGGTAACGGTCGCATACTCTATGGAGGAAGCGGAAAAGGCTTTATCCGACATTATGGTAGCGAAGGTGTTCGGAGAAGCCGGGGCGCAGGTCGTGATCGAGGAGTTTCTAGCCGGACAGGAAATGTCGATTCTTTCCTTTGTGGATGGTGAAACGGTTCGTCCGATGGCAGCGGCGCAAGATCATAAGCCTATTTTTGATGGTGACAAAGGGCCGAATACCGGGGGAATGGGCACGTATTCCCCATTACCGCACGTAGCGGATTCGATTATCGAGGAAGCCCTTGAGACTATCATTAAGCCGACGGCAAAAGCGATGGTGGCTGAGGGTCGTCCGTTCCGTGGGGTTTTATTTGCCGGATTGATGATTTCGCCGGACGGCAAGCCGAAGACGATTGAGTTTAACGCACGCTTCGGTGATCCGGAAACTCAGGTTGTGCTGCCCCGGCTAAAATCTGATCTGCTCGATATTTTCCTCGCTGCGGTGAACGGCACGCTGGATCAGGTGGAGATCGAGTGGAAGGATGAAGCGGCGGTATGTGTGGTGTTGGCTTCCGGGGGCTATCCTGGAACGTACGCCAAAGGTGTTCCAATCCACGGACTGGATCAGGCGGACGAAGCTATTGTGTTCCATGCCGGTACAGGCATCAATGAACAGGGTGAGTGGGTAACAAACGGCGGACGTGTGTTGGGCGTGGTCGGTTTGGGACATGGTATTGCCGAAGCGCGGGACAAGGCGTATGAGCAGGCGGCACGTATTACCTTTGAAGGCAAGCAAAACCGTACGGATATTGCGGCAAAAGCACTGCTACAGTAGTGTATTTGCAAGATGAAGAGAACCTCAACGGGGTTCTCTTTTTTCCGTTTGACAAAAGTATACTTATCCTATAGGATTAAAAATACAAAACTGACTGACTGATCAATCGGGAGGAGGAAACCCATGCAGCCACGGAAGGCGAAGCAGTCCAAGACTACCGCGAATGAACCATTGGTTGATCACGCGGGAGAAGAAACAGCAGAAACCGATCGCAGAACGCAGCTTCTTCACATTGCGTTGAAGCGATTCGCCGAGCAAGGGTACCATCAAACGAAGATTTCAGATATCGTGGTGGAGGCCGGAGTGGCCCAAGGCACGTTTTATTGGCATTTTAAAAGCAAAGAAGCGCTGGCACTGGAGATTATTGCTACTGGCCGCGAGCAACTGCTGGCAGCAATAGGACAAGGATACCGCCGTGATGCAGGTACGTTGGCTGATATGGTTAAAGCGTCCGAAGCGCTGTTTGTCCGTCTGTTTGATTTCGCATTGGAGAACCGCTATCTGATGGGATTACTCCTGATCGGCAGCGGTGTGGATGAACCGGTACGCCAGAGCATTCGGGAGACGAGAATCGCGATGGAACGGGCCTTTCGGCGCAATATGGAGCGAGCGATAGAGCTGAACATGCTCCCCGCTGGATTGGATGTCGAACTACGAGCAGCCCTGCTCATGAGTATGATCGAAGGTATTATTACACGTTGGCTATTCGGTTCCGAGGGAACACATGACAACATTACGCTGGTAACAGCTAAACAATTGGCGGCAGAAGCGGCAAATTTTGAATTTTACGGGCTGTTGGGTCAAGGATAGGCGGGTGGGAGATCACATCGCATGAATTGGCAGTAAGAGGCGAATAATAGAGCCAAAATACACATATGTACTCAATCATTTACATCCAGACAGGAGAGAACGATTCATGAAAACACGTAAAAGAGGGTTTCTGGTAACTACACTGATGGCTTTGGCCATGTTCAGTCTGGTACTGAGCGCTTGCGGAACGAAACCGGAAGCTGCCAACAACAACGGAGCGGGCAGCAGCAATGAGGCGGCAGCGGGCAATGAGCTCGAAGCGATCAAGAAGGCTGGTGTGATCAAGGTTGGAATGATGGGGACGTACCAGCCGTACAATTTTTTGAACGATAAAAAGGAATTGGACGGGTTTGATGTTGATATTGCGAATGAATTGGCGAAGCGTATCGGGGTCAAAGCGGAGTTCACGGCACAAGAATTTTCGGGACTTATTCCAAGTCTGCAAAAGAAGAAATTCGATGCGGTGATTAGCCAGGTGACGATTACGCCAGATCGTGAAAAGGTAATTGATTTCACAGATCCGTATATCACCAACAATGTAAATATCATCGTGAACAACAAAACAAACGATATTACCAAGCTGGAGGATTTTAAAGGCAAAACGATTGGTGTCGGCTTGGGAACGAATGATGAGTCCTATCTGCGTAACGAAGTGCTGCCGAAGGTCGGCGATTTTGAGATTAAAACATATGATGATGTCATCACTTCCTTGAAGGACCTGAACTCTGGTCGAATTGACGCAACAATCAACAATCTGTATGCGCTCAAGCCCATTGTTGATAAAAACGGCTTCCAGATTAAAGCGGTAGGCGAGCCGATCAAATCCGATCAAGCGGGTGTGGCTATTAATAAGGATACTCCTGAGCTTAAAGCAGCCTTAAACAAGGCTTTGAAAGAAATGAAGGAAGATGGCACCTATAAAACGATTTTCAAAAAATGGTTCGGCGAGGAGCCAAAAGAATAACGAAAGCCTGTTACAGGCGTCTGGCTCCGGTCTTGGCTTTTATGCTGACATGGGGCCACTCGTCTGAAAGAAGGGAATATATACGATGCTTGAATTAATGTGGGAGAACGTCCCTTTTTTATTGAAGGGCGCTTATTATACGCTGTATATTACGATTGTTTCCATGCTTTTTGGCCTCATGATCGGTTTGGTGGTGGCAGTCGCCCGATTGAAGGGAAATCGTCCGGTTCGTTGGCTGGCGCGCAGTTATGTATCTATCATTCGGGGAACGCCGGTTTTGGTGCAGATTGCAGTCATTTACTATGGACTGGATGATTATGGGATATCGTTCGGCTCGCTGACGGCTGCTTGTCTTGCACTGAGTATCAATACAGGGGCGTATTTATCGGAGACGTTCCGTGGGGCTATTTTAGCAGTGCCAAAGGGTCAAACCGAGGCGGCCTATGCAACCGGAATGTCACCGGGCCAAACGATGCGGCGCATCATTCTTCCGCAGGCCGTGCGAATTGCGATTCCGCCGATGGGCAATACATTTGTCGGTATGCTTAAGGAAACGTCGCTCGTTTCGGTGATTGGGGTAAGTGAGCTGATGCGTCAGGCACAGCTTTTACAGGCACAGTATCTGCGCTATATGCCGTTTCTGCTCGAAATTGGCATCATGTACTGGATTATGAGCATTGGGTTCTCCGCTATACTGGAGCGGGTGGAAAAGCGTCTGGCTCGAGCTTATTAAGGTGGAGATGATAGAGAATGATAACAACAAGCGGTTTGGGTAAACGCTTCGGTCAGGTGGAAGTGTTAAAAAGCATTGATTTTCAGGTGGCCGCGCGTGAAATCGTCGTGTTGCTCGGCCCAAGTGGTTCGGGTAAAAGCACCTTGCTGCGCTGCCTGAACGGTCTGGAGGAATTGTCTTCCGGCAAGTTTGAGGTAAACGGGATAGAGGTAAATGCTACGGCTCCTCTTCGTACCCGGCAAGCAGCCATTCGTGATATTCGCAGACAGACGGGGATGGTATTTCAGCAATTCAATCTGTATCCGCACAAAACAGCAATCGGCAATGTCATTGAAGGACTGCTAACAGTGAAAAAAATGCCCCGCGACAAGGCCATGTCCATCGGACAGCGGCTGCTGGAGCGTGTGGGGTTGTCGGACAAGCAGGATGTACATCCTGCGCGTTTGTCCGGTGGACAGCAGCAGCGGGTAGCTATTGCGCGCGCGCTGGCGATGGACCCGGCGATTATGCTGTTCGACGAGCCGACATCGGCGCTCGATCCCGAGCTGGTCGGGGAAGTGCTGAGCGTAATGCGGGAGCTGGCCCAGGACGGGATGACGATGGTTGTCGTCACTCATGAGATGAAATTTGCCCGCGAGGTGGCGGACAAGGTTATATTTATGGCGGACGGTGTGATTTTGGAGGAGGCTGCGCCACAGGCATTTTTCGAGGCTCCCCAGCATGAGAGAACGCAGAAATTTTTACGTCAAATTAGTGAGTTTTGAAGCGAGAATAAGAATAGATCATACATTATTAAGATGGAAAGAAGGCCTTTGAGCATGAAAGTATCTACAACTTGGCATGGCAAACGCGCGTTTACTTCGGAGGGACCGTCCGGTTATACTGTTGGGATGGATGCTACGGCAGCTTATGGCGGCGACGGCAAAGGTATGACACCGATGGAACTGCTGCTGGCGGGTCTGGCGGGATGTATTGGCATTGATATTACGATGATTCTGGATCGCTTCCTGTCGGACATTACCCGTATTGATATTGACGCAGAAGGTACGCGCAAGGATGAAATGCCGAAGGGTTTTACAGCGATTGATCTGACGTTCCACGTAGATGGCGATGTTCCGGATTACCGCGTGTGGAAAGCGATTCAGATGGGGAAGGAAAAATATTGTGCCGTATCCGATTCCTTAAAAGCGGAGATTCGCATGCACCTGATCCTAAACGGAACAGAAGTACCACATCCAGCGTAAGGGTGGAAGGCTAGTAAAGGAGAGTCAACCTGTGTTATATGCAGGAAGGCTCTCCTTTTTGAATTTATTTTCAAATGTGACATGTAATGAAACTTTTTGTGCTTTGTTTTCGTTTACAATAGAAACTGGAGTGTAAAAATGGGAAAATAAACCTGTGTGCTGAGTGCATACGGGGGGAGGTATATAGTGAAACGAAAGCAGCTTGTGATCAAAGCGGTGGGCTTGGCTGCGGTACTCATCGTGATTGGTATGGTCGTGGGATTGCCATCATCGATGCAGGACAGAATGGCTAATACCTCGGATACTGTTCGGCCCGCAACTGCCATTGTAGCTGACGCTAAGGAGGAAACGATTGAGCAGGATAGCGCTCATCGCGTGCTGCGCTTTTTAGAGGAACATCCAGAGAAAGCATCCATTACGATTCTGAGGGATGGAAAGAAGCTGGCAGGCCGTGAGGAGAACCGGATGATGCCCTTGGCGAGTACGGTCAAGACGGTCATTGCGGTGGAATATGCCAAGCAGGCGGCGGCAGGTACAATCAACCCGGATGAACGGATCAAGCTGACTGCGCTGGAGCGATTCTATCTACCAGGTCTGAATGGTGGCGCACATCCGGCATGGTTGAAGGATATGGAAGCCAAAGGACAGTTGAAGAATGGAACCGTGTCTATGCGCGAAGTCGCTAAAGGGATGATTCGGTTTAGCTCCAATGCCAATACCGAGTATTTAATGGACAGACTGGGCTTGGAACAGATTAACCAAACAAAATCTGACCTGGGACTCCAAGATCATGATCCGATTTATCCATTTGTATCTTCCATTCTGATTCCTTATGAATGGATGAGAGAGACCCAGGGACGGGCGTGGGATGGTGCAAAGTATAGCAATTCTGCCAAAGCAGACGTTCGAGCGATGCCTGATGCGGAGTTCCGCCAACATGCCCAGATGATACATAACAAGCTGGCTCGTGATACGAGCGGTTCTTATAAGAGAAATGCCGCTATCGCGACATGGTATAATCGGGAGTTTGATCGAATGAACACGGAACGTTTTATAGCTTCGACGACAGCGGACTATGCGTCCTTGATGAGTAAGCTGAATAGCCGTCAAGGCTTTACTAAAGCCGAGCAAAAATTATTGTCTGAGGTCATGGAACCGCTGATGGATCATCCGGAAAATCAGAAATGGCTGCACCATTCCGGGCAAAAGGGCGGATCTACCGAGTATGTCCTCACCCTGGCCATGTATGCGACGGACAAGGAAGGACATTCGACAGAAATGGCGGTCTTCTTTAAGGACCTGGACCCGTTCACGAATGCCTCCTTACAAAATATGATGAATGAATTTAAAGAACGGCTACTGCGTGATGAATCGTTCAGAAAAGAAATCAATCAGCGCATTGGTGTACAGGTGAAAATGTAACCCCTACCCGTTGCCTTTTTGCTTGTGTTCCCAACAGCCCGGTGACCACCAGCACTAAAAGGGATATGAAAAGGATTAGTTTTGTCTGAAAAACGCACGTGCATTCACCGCCGTCAAGCAAGATATGGGAGGGGCCGATCGCCTGATTTTCTCTCCAACACGATCCATTTTACTGTATTACAGGAACGGTCGCACTTTTAATCTGCCGGAATAATGGTCTATAATAGAAATAGTTACATAATGTGAGGAGGACGATATCATGATTATTATTCATGCTGATATGAAAGTTTTACCTGAAAAAAGAGAGGCTTTTCTGCAACAAACCCAGGGATTGCTCAGCGCTTCACAAGCTGAAGAAGGTAATGTACGCTACACGCTGATGCAGGATCTGAATGATCCCAACGCTTTTACCATGGTTGAAGAGTGGAAGGATGCTGCTGCTGTAGACTTCCATAACAAGTCTGCCCATTTCCAGGCATTTGTTGCCGCAGCTAAAGAATTGCTGGCCGCTCCGCTTCAAGTGAATGCTTTTCAGGATGCAACCAAGCTGTAATTAGCCCGTTTTCTAAATCATAATCAGGAACAGGAGGAGATAGACATGGGGAACATTGCGGATACAACTGTACTGAATAACGGAGTTCAGATGCCTTGGCTGGGTTTTGGTACGTACAAGGCGGAAGGCAATGAGGTTTACGAAGCGGTCAAAATAGCCATAGATGCTGGTTACCGCAGCATTGATACAGCGGCGATTTACGGCAATGAGGACCTGGTTGGACAAGCCATTCGCGACAGTGGGGCGGACAGAGAAAGTCTGTTTGTTACCACAAAGCTGTGGAACCAGGATCAGGGCTACGATTCAACCCTGCGTGCCTTCGAGGAAAGCCGCAAGCGGCTGGGTCTGGACATCATTGATCTGTATCTCATTCATTGGCCTGGCAAGGACAAGTACAAGGAAACCTGGAAGGCATTTGAACGCCTGTATGAAGAAGGAAGCGTACGCGCCATCGGAGTAAGCAACTTCCAAGTTCACCACCTCGAAAACCTCCTGAAAGACAGCAATATCGTACCTGTCATCAACCAAGTGGAGCTTCACCCGCGTCTGACACAGCAAGAGCTGCATCAATACTGCCGAGAGCACCAGATTCAGCTTGAATCCTGGAGCCCACTGATGAAGGGTAAATTGACCGAGCAAGCGGATATCGTTGAGATTGCTGCAAAATACGGCAAAACCTCGTCGCAGGTTATTTTGCGCTGGCATCTGGATCGGGGTATCGTGACGATTCCCAAATCTGTAACCGCGCATCGTATCCGCGAAAATGCCGATCTGTTCGATTTTGAACTGACGGAAGAGGATATTAACCGAATCAATGGTCTTCATCTGGATGAACGTGTAGGCACCCATCCCGATAAGCTGTTGTTCTAGTTGTAGAATGAAAAAGAACCTTCAATTCCACGTGTGTCGTGGTTTTGGAGGTTCTTTGTTTATTTATGCATTGGGATTATCTCATACGCTTTTGTCCGTCTGGACAGAGTTACTACGTCCTGCATGCCTACTTTTGATTTAATTTGCGATGCAGGAGGAAGGAATAGAGTATGGGGGCGACGACGGATATAGCCAGTCCAGTGAGAAAAATGACCGTTCCCGCCACTCCGCCGACCCATGCCGCCACCAAACCCGAAGCACCACCGAGCATCATCATAGGGCCGCCAAAACGGTGCGTTTTACGCCATACCTCCGGGTTGGACAAAGTCCACGGCGTGCGGATACCGAAGGTATAGTTTGGCTGTACCTGAGTCAAATAATTACCGAGCACCAGCAGCATCAGGCCTATCAACCCGCAAATTATAGTATTCATTTGAAAGGAGATGTTCAGGCTATACAGCAGCATGCCCCAGCCCGCCACAGCGAGAACTACCGAAATACCTGTACGCGTTACTTCGTAGGCTTTAGAAAATTTCTGGTAATTCGCTCGATTCGGGTCCATGTAGCGGGCTAACCGGATCAATAGTGGTACCAGGCCTATCAGCACTAGCATGACGATAGCACCATTTTTACCCATATACCTGTCCGGTGTATTGTTAAAGCTAAAATGAGAAGCTATGGTTTCGGGCAGTCGGTCGTACATTAACAAAGCACCTATAGCGGGTGACAAGGCGATCAAAGTGGTCAAAACATCCGTAAAACTCCAGCTTACACGAAATTTCATTCCAGTCCCTCCGTATCCTTGATGTCATTTGAATTTTTTTTCGCAGGGGCATCGGAACGGGCTATGCTGAACATCCAACCGATGACATCCGCGACAACCGTCGTGTGAAGGGTGTAAATAATGTTTTGCCCCTGTCGCTCATCCAGCACCAGCCCT
Proteins encoded:
- the purM gene encoding phosphoribosylformylglycinamidine cyclo-ligase, translated to MSEAYKNAGVDIAAGNEAVERMKKHVKRTFRPEVLTDLGGFGALFGLNKDKYEEPVLVSGTDGVGTKLKLAFAMDRHDTIGIDAVAMCVNDIVVGGAEPLFFLDYLACDKVVPEKIEAIVAGIAEGCHQSGCALVGGETAEMPGMYSEGEYDIAGFTVGIVDKSKIINGSSISPGDTVIGLASSGVHSNGFSLVRKLLLEQQGYDLHDEIEGLNGKLGDVLLEPTKIYVKSVLALLDKVKVKGMAHITGGGFIENIPRVLPDNVNVDIEYGAWPILPIFQLMQEKGAISNKDMFTTFNMGIGMVIVVGEEYAQTALEVLKEQGEAAYVIGKVTEGSSIVTFTGAEV
- the purN gene encoding phosphoribosylglycinamide formyltransferase — its product is MSDYRIAVFASGEGTNFQSLVDAAAREELGGATVELLICDKPAAPAVARAQKAGIACHTFRPKEYASREDYERELVALLEQKSIDLIVLAGYMRLLSSVMVDAYAGKIINIHPSLLPAFPGKDAVGQALAYGVKVSGVTVHFVDGGMDTGAIIAQRVVEVHDHDTAESLSAAIQSVERQLYPEVVGRLAQGKIQLDGRKVISLL
- the purH gene encoding bifunctional phosphoribosylaminoimidazolecarboxamide formyltransferase/IMP cyclohydrolase, yielding MSIKRALVSVSDKRGIVEFCRELSKLGVEIVSTGGTSSLLSKEGIPVIGISEVTGFPEIMDGRVKTLHPAVHSGLLAVRDNEEHQRQMKELGLDYIDLVVVNLYPFAETIAKPGVTYEDAIENIDIGGPTMLRSAAKNHAFVSVVVDADDYSTVLEEIRKDGDTELNTRKRLAAKVFRHTASYDALISDYLSNVTGEPLPERYTVTYEKIQDLRYGENPHQQAAFYRQPLAAKGTLTTAKQLHGKELSYNNINDANAALQIVKEFSEPAVVAVKHMNPCGVGIGSSIYEAYSKAYAADPTSIFGGIVAANRIIDGDTAKKLSEIFLEIVQAPGFTKEALEILTKKKNIRLLDLGELSPSEEAESRFVVTSIEGGMVVQQNDIHAVDPDALTVVTERAPSEEELKQLLFSWKVVKHVKSNAIVLAADNMTIGVGAGQMNRVGAAKIAIEQAGEKAKGAVLASDAFFPMGDTLELAAQAGITAVIQPGGSIKDEESIKVANEHGIAMVFTGVRHFKH
- the purD gene encoding phosphoribosylamine--glycine ligase encodes the protein MDILVIGGGGREHAIVWALKKSPKAGQIYCAPGNAGIGQLAECVPIPVSDFDALTELAESKKVGLVVVGPDDPLADGIVDAFEAKGIPVFGPRKNAAEIEGSKIFMKDLLHKYHIPTATYRKFYTYEEAHAYLKEQPIPVVIKADGLAAGKGVTVAYSMEEAEKALSDIMVAKVFGEAGAQVVIEEFLAGQEMSILSFVDGETVRPMAAAQDHKPIFDGDKGPNTGGMGTYSPLPHVADSIIEEALETIIKPTAKAMVAEGRPFRGVLFAGLMISPDGKPKTIEFNARFGDPETQVVLPRLKSDLLDIFLAAVNGTLDQVEIEWKDEAAVCVVLASGGYPGTYAKGVPIHGLDQADEAIVFHAGTGINEQGEWVTNGGRVLGVVGLGHGIAEARDKAYEQAARITFEGKQNRTDIAAKALLQ
- a CDS encoding TetR/AcrR family transcriptional regulator — protein: MQPRKAKQSKTTANEPLVDHAGEETAETDRRTQLLHIALKRFAEQGYHQTKISDIVVEAGVAQGTFYWHFKSKEALALEIIATGREQLLAAIGQGYRRDAGTLADMVKASEALFVRLFDFALENRYLMGLLLIGSGVDEPVRQSIRETRIAMERAFRRNMERAIELNMLPAGLDVELRAALLMSMIEGIITRWLFGSEGTHDNITLVTAKQLAAEAANFEFYGLLGQG
- a CDS encoding transporter substrate-binding domain-containing protein, which translates into the protein MKTRKRGFLVTTLMALAMFSLVLSACGTKPEAANNNGAGSSNEAAAGNELEAIKKAGVIKVGMMGTYQPYNFLNDKKELDGFDVDIANELAKRIGVKAEFTAQEFSGLIPSLQKKKFDAVISQVTITPDREKVIDFTDPYITNNVNIIVNNKTNDITKLEDFKGKTIGVGLGTNDESYLRNEVLPKVGDFEIKTYDDVITSLKDLNSGRIDATINNLYALKPIVDKNGFQIKAVGEPIKSDQAGVAINKDTPELKAALNKALKEMKEDGTYKTIFKKWFGEEPKE
- a CDS encoding amino acid ABC transporter permease, which gives rise to MLELMWENVPFLLKGAYYTLYITIVSMLFGLMIGLVVAVARLKGNRPVRWLARSYVSIIRGTPVLVQIAVIYYGLDDYGISFGSLTAACLALSINTGAYLSETFRGAILAVPKGQTEAAYATGMSPGQTMRRIILPQAVRIAIPPMGNTFVGMLKETSLVSVIGVSELMRQAQLLQAQYLRYMPFLLEIGIMYWIMSIGFSAILERVEKRLARAY
- a CDS encoding amino acid ABC transporter ATP-binding protein, whose product is MITTSGLGKRFGQVEVLKSIDFQVAAREIVVLLGPSGSGKSTLLRCLNGLEELSSGKFEVNGIEVNATAPLRTRQAAIRDIRRQTGMVFQQFNLYPHKTAIGNVIEGLLTVKKMPRDKAMSIGQRLLERVGLSDKQDVHPARLSGGQQQRVAIARALAMDPAIMLFDEPTSALDPELVGEVLSVMRELAQDGMTMVVVTHEMKFAREVADKVIFMADGVILEEAAPQAFFEAPQHERTQKFLRQISEF
- a CDS encoding OsmC family protein, with translation MKVSTTWHGKRAFTSEGPSGYTVGMDATAAYGGDGKGMTPMELLLAGLAGCIGIDITMILDRFLSDITRIDIDAEGTRKDEMPKGFTAIDLTFHVDGDVPDYRVWKAIQMGKEKYCAVSDSLKAEIRMHLILNGTEVPHPA
- a CDS encoding serine hydrolase, producing the protein MKRKQLVIKAVGLAAVLIVIGMVVGLPSSMQDRMANTSDTVRPATAIVADAKEETIEQDSAHRVLRFLEEHPEKASITILRDGKKLAGREENRMMPLASTVKTVIAVEYAKQAAAGTINPDERIKLTALERFYLPGLNGGAHPAWLKDMEAKGQLKNGTVSMREVAKGMIRFSSNANTEYLMDRLGLEQINQTKSDLGLQDHDPIYPFVSSILIPYEWMRETQGRAWDGAKYSNSAKADVRAMPDAEFRQHAQMIHNKLARDTSGSYKRNAAIATWYNREFDRMNTERFIASTTADYASLMSKLNSRQGFTKAEQKLLSEVMEPLMDHPENQKWLHHSGQKGGSTEYVLTLAMYATDKEGHSTEMAVFFKDLDPFTNASLQNMMNEFKERLLRDESFRKEINQRIGVQVKM
- a CDS encoding putative quinol monooxygenase; the encoded protein is MIIIHADMKVLPEKREAFLQQTQGLLSASQAEEGNVRYTLMQDLNDPNAFTMVEEWKDAAAVDFHNKSAHFQAFVAAAKELLAAPLQVNAFQDATKL